One Streptosporangium becharense genomic window, CTCGACGATCACGGCCTGGGAACGCTTGGAGATCTCACGCTTGGCCAGGTCGACCCCGTAGAGCACCTCGCTCTTGCGGTACAGCGGACTTTCCGGGGTGTTCAGGTATTTCGGCCCGTCTTCGGCGTCGTTGAGCTTGCGGGCGCCGAATCCGATGACGTCGCCGGTGATGTCGCGGATGGGCCAGACCAGCCGGCCGCGGAAGCGGTCGATCGGGCCGCGACGGCCCTCCTTGGCCAGCCCGCCCTTGATCAGCTCGGCGGCGGTGAACCCCCGGGCCATCAGATGACGTGCGAGCGCCTCCCACTCGGCCGGGGCGTAACCCACACCGAAGCGTTCGGCGTCGACCCGTTCGAACCCGCGCTCGGACAGGAACCGGCGCCCGGGTGCGGCCTCGGCCGCCGACAGCTTCGCGGCGTAGAACTCCGCCGCCGCCCGGTGGGCCTCGATGAGGCGGCTGCGCTCGCCCTGCTCGCGGCCGGGGACGTAACCACCCTGCTCGTAGCGGAGCTGGATGCCGGCGCGGTTGGCCAGGCGCTCGACGGCCTCGGCGAACGACAGGTGCTCCAGGCGCCGGACGAAGGTGATGACGTCGCCGCCCTCACCGCAGCCGAAGCAGTACCAGTAACCCCGGGCGGGGGTGACGTTGAACGAGGGGCTCTTCTCGTCGTGGAAGGGGCACAGCCCCTTCAGGTTGCCGCCGCCCGCGTTGCGTAGCTGGATGTGCTCGCCCACGATGTCGGCGATCGGTGAGCGCTCTCGTACGAGCGCGATGTCCTCGTCACTGATCCGGCCTGCCACGCGGCGAGTCTAGCCCCGGCCTCCGACAGGTCGGGGCGGTACGACGGAGACGGACGTGACAGGAGGAACACCGACTTTCCCGAAGAGGTCATGACCAACCACCAGGTCGGTTACAAAGGTAAAGACGCATTCTCGATAATCTTATGCGGGTGGAGATCATGCGATCGGGGCATACAGCACGATTGGCCATCGTGACCGGTGCGGTGCTCGTCACCGCGGGCTGCGCGTCCCCGATCGGGGTGGCGGGCATCGGCACGCCGTCCCCGGGGCCGGACACAGGCGCGGCGGGTGTGGTGGACACGGCGGGCACAATGGGCACAGTGGGCACAGTGGGCACGGTCGCCGCGACGAGCCCGGCGACCTCCACCCCGGAGACCTCGGAGACCCCCACCGCGGAAACCTCGGAGACCCCCGCCCCGCCGACTGCGGTCGACCGGCCCAAGCCCGACCCGCCGGTGCGGGTCCCGCCGCCCAAGGTCTCCGACCACACCTACGTCTTCCCGGTGAAGGACTGCCGGGTCACCTACGAGCGCCGGCTGCTGGTGCTGCCCAAGACCACGATCTGGGCGGCCAAGGGCTGCTCGTTCGTCTCCCCGGTGGACGGCGTGGTCGACGAGGTCAATGTCAAGAACCGGTGGAAACCGTCCACCGACCGCGGAGCGGACCGCGAGGGCCGTTTCGTCACCGTCATCGGCGACGACGGCGTGCGCTACCTCGGCGGCCACCTGGACACCGTCGCCGAGGGCGTCCGGCCGGGCCTGAAGGTCAACGCGGGCCAGGTTCTCGGCCGGATCGGCAACTCGGGCAATGCCCGCTCCACCGCGAGCAACCTCTACTTCGCGATCTCCTGGAAGGCCGACCCGTCGCTGTGGTGGGTGCGCCGGGGCATGGTGGAGCCGTGGGACTACCTGGACGCCTGGCGGGAGGGCAACCCCACGTTCTCCCCGCGTGCCGCGATGCTGGCCGTGCGCAAGCGGACGGGGGCGGCGCCCGGGTGCGTGACCCTGTGCGCGTCCAAACCGCAGCCCACCCCCGGGCCCACCCGGAAACCCAAGCCGAAGCCGAGGCCGAGCCAGCCCGAGCAGATCCCGCTGAACGGGGGCGACTGACGGCCCGGCCGCACCGGCCTCTCCCGGGACCTCCGCACCGGAGCCGGACGGGCCGTCTCGGAGCGGCTGCCCCAGGCGGGTGAGCCGGCGTCCCGTCAGCCGGCGTCCCGTCAAGGACGTCGTGCCGGCGCCGAGGCGGCCGGCTCAGCGTCAGGGCACCGAGCCGACCGTCTCAGCGTCCCGAGAGCTCACGGTGCAGGGCGACGGCCGAGGTGTCGGTGAGCGAGGCGACCTGGTCGACGACCACCCGGAGCCGCTCGGCGTCGCCCGCGGCCCGGATGAAGGCGGAACGCAGCGCGGGCTCCAGGGTGCCGGGCGCGCCCAGCATGATCAGGTGAGCGAGGTCGTGGATCAGCTCACGCTGCCTGGCCTGGTTGGCGTGGTGGTCGTCCCTGGTCATCACGTAGTGGGCGGTGACGCCCTTGAGCAGCGCGCACTCCAGCCGGGCCGCCCGAGGCACGATCAGGTCGGCGCTGTGGCGACCGGCGGCGGTGCCGTACGCCTCCCGGGTGGCGAACTCCGCCGACCTGCAGAAACGGCCGATGAGCGCGCTGGTGAGCCCCTTGATCGCGGCGAGTCCGGCGAGGGAGCGGTCGAAGTGGCGGGGCCACAGCGGCTGCGCGACCAGGCGTCCGAACAGCTCCTCCAGCTCTCCGGGGTCGGCGTCGGGCGCGTACCAGTCACGGGTGACGGCGCAGATCTCGCGGCGCTCCGCCGGGTCGCGCAGCGCCTCCAGTTCGGCCCTGCCCGAGTGGAGGGCGTCCTCCAGGTCGTGCACCGAGTAGGCGACGTCGTCGGCCCAGTCCATGATCTGCGCCTCAAAACTGACCCGCCCCGCCGGCGCGTCCTCCCTGATCCATTCGAAGACCGGAAGATCGTCGGCGTAGACGCAGTACTTGGGACCGCGCTCCCGGGTCCACGGGTATTTGACGGCGGCGTCCAGCGACGCGCGGGTGAGGTTGAGCCCGGCACTGCGGCCGTCCTCGGTGAGGACCTTCACCTCCAGCCGGGTCAGCAGGCGCAGGCTCTGCGCGTTGCCCTCGAAGCCGCCGCACCCGGCGGCCAGCTCGTTGAGCGCGGCCTCCCCGTTGTGCCCGAACGGCGGGTGGCCGAGGTCGTGGGCCAGGCAGGCGGTCTCCACCAGGTCGGGGTCGCGGCCGAGGGCCTCGCCCATCTCCCGGCCGATCTGCGCGCACTCCAGGGAGTGGGTCAGTCTCGTGCGGGCGACGTGGTGACCGCTGCCCAAGGTCTCCCCCGGGCCGACGACCTGGGTCTTGGCCGCGAGCCGCCGCAGCCCCGCGCTGTGCAGCACCCTGGCCCGGTCACGCCCGAACGGGCTCCTGCGCGGGTTGCCGGGTGGTTCCGGCACCCATCTGGCCTGATCACGCTCGTCGTAGCCATGCATAAGTGCCCTGATTTTATCCGCGATGCCGGTGATCATTCCGAACGGTGGGAAAACACCTGTTGACCAGCACAAGCCCTGCGCGGGGGTGGCGACCGGCCTCACCGGCGCGTGCCCTCCGCCGGATCGGCGGTCCGCGCAGGGTACGGCCCCGGTGCCCTGCGCGGGGGAGGCGCCCCGAAAAGAACGCGGGCCCCGGTTCCGGACGCGCCGGGAGACCGGGGCCCCGCGACGGGACAGAAGAGATCAGCGGGTGTCGGAGCCCGCGCAGACCAGAGCCGCGCGGGCGGCCTCCAGACGCGCGACCGGGATGCGGAACGGCGAGCAGGACACGTAGTCCAGGCCGACCTGGTGGCAGAAGTGGACCGAGGCCGGGTCGCCGCCGTGTTCGCCGCAGATGCCGAGCTTCAGGTCGGGGCGGGTCCTGCGACCCTCCTCCGCGGCGAGGGCGACGAGCCTGCCGACGCCGTCACGGTCGAGGGTCTCGAACGGGGAGACGCCGAAGACGCCCAGCTCCAGATACTTGGAGAAGAACGCCGCCTCGACGTCGTCGCGGGAGAAGCCCCACGTCATCTGGGTGAGGTCGTTGGTGCCGAAGGAGAAGAACTCGGCGGCCTCGGCGATCTGCCCGGCGGTCAGCGCCGCGCGCGGCACCTCGATCATCGTCCCGACCAGCGCCTCGACTCCGGCCTCGGCGAGGATCCGCCGTGCCTCGTCCCTGACGTGCTCCAGCTCCTGGACCGCGCCGACGAGCGGGATCATGATCTCCGCGCGGGCGCCCGGCACGGCCGCGGCCGCGTCGGCGATCGCCCGCACCTGCATGGCGAACAGGCCGGGGATGACCAGGCCGAGCCGCACGCCGCGCAGGCCCAGCATGGGGTTCTGCTCGTGGAGCCGCTTGACCGCGGCCAGCAGCCTGCGGTCCTTCTCCTCGGCCGCGTCGCCGGCGAGGGCGACCTTCACCGCCAGCTCGGTGTAGTCGGGCAGGAACTCGTGGAGCGGCGGGTCGATCAGGCGGATCGTGACGGGCAGGCCCGCCATCGCCTGGAAGATCTCGGTGAAGTCGGCCCGCTGGAGCGGTTCCAGCGCGGCGAGCGCGCGCTCGCGCTCCTCGTCGGAGGACGCCAGGACCAGGTCCTCGACGAGCTGCCTGCGCTCTCCGAGGAACATGTGCTCGGTCCGGCAGAGTCCGATGCCCTGGGCACCGAACCTGCGGGCCCGCGCGGCGTCCTCGGCGTTGTCGGCGTTGGCGCGCACCTGCAGCCGGCGGCGGGCGTCGGCGTGGGACATGATGCGGTCGACGGCGCGGACGAGCTCGTCGTCGAGGTCGCCCGTGCCCTCGAAGTACTCCACCACCGGTGAGGGGACCACGGGCACCTCGCCCAGGTAGACCAGCCCGCTGGAGCCGTCGATGGAGATGACGTCTCCCTCGGAGACCACGACGCCGCCGGGCGCGGTGAACCTGCGTTCCCTGGTGGAGACCTCAAGCTCCTCGGCGCCGCACACGCAGGTCTTGCCCATGCCTCTGGCGACCACCGCGGCGTGCGACGTCTTGCCGCCGCGGCTGGTCAGGACGCCCTGGGCGGCGATCATCCCGGCGAGGTCGTCGGGGTTGGTCTCGCGGCGTACCAGGATGACGGCCTCCCCCCGCCCGGCCAGCTCGACGGCCCGCTCGGTGCAGAAGACGGCCTTTCCGACGGCCGCCCCGGGCGAGGCGTTCATCCCCTTGGCGATCACCGTGCCGCCGGTGTCCTTGGCGAAGCGGGGGAACATGAGCTGGGCGAGCTGGTCGCCGGAGACCCGGGTCACCGCCTCGTCGAGGTCGATCACGCCCTGGTCGACGAGCTGGACCGCGATGCGGAACGCGGCGCCCGCGGTGCGCTTGCCCACGCGGGTCTGGAGCATCCAGAGCTTGCCGCGCTCGACGGTGAACTCGATGTCGCACAGGTCCCGGTAGTGGTTCTCCAGGGTGTCCATGATGCGCAGCAGCTCGTCGTAGACGGGCTTGTCGATGCCCTCCAGCTCCTGCAGCGACATGGTGTTGCGGATGCCCGCGACCACGTCCTCGCCCTGCGCGTTCTGCAGGTAGTCGCCGTACACGCCCTGGTGGCCGGTGCCCGGGTCGCGGGTGAAGGCCACCCCGGTGCCGGAGTCCATGCCGCAGTTGCCGAAGACCATGGAGCAGACGTTGACCGCCGTGCCCAGGTCGGCGGGGATGCGCTCCTGGCGGCGGTAGAGGACGGCCCGCGGGGCGTTCCAGGACTCGAAGACGGCCCGGACCGCCATGTTCATCTGCCGGTGGGGGTCGGCGGGGAAGTCCTCGCCGGTCTGCGCGCGGACGATGTCCTTGTAGGTGGCGACCAGGCGCTGGAAGTCGGCCGCCTGGAGGTCGAGGTCGGCGCGGCCGTCCTTGAGCTCCTCCAGGGCGTCGTCGAACAGCTCGCCGTCGATGCCCTGCACGGTCTTGCCGAACATCTGGATGAGACGACGGTAGGAGTCCCAGGCGAAGCGCTCGTTGCCGCCCGCCTGCTTGGCCAGTCCGCGTACGGAGTCGTCGTTGAGGCCGATGTTGAGGACGGTCTCCATCATGCCCGGCATCGAGAAGGCCGCTCCGGAGCGCACGCTCACCAGGAGCGGGTCGTCAGCCTGGCCCAGCCGGCGGCCCATCCGGGCCTCCAGCGCGGCCAGATGCTCGGAGATCTCCTCCTCCAGGCC contains:
- the ppdK gene encoding pyruvate, phosphate dikinase — its product is MPKYVYDFTEGNKDLKDLLGGKGANLAEMTNLGLPVPPGFTITTDACRSFLADAAFPDGLEEEISEHLAALEARMGRRLGQADDPLLVSVRSGAAFSMPGMMETVLNIGLNDDSVRGLAKQAGGNERFAWDSYRRLIQMFGKTVQGIDGELFDDALEELKDGRADLDLQAADFQRLVATYKDIVRAQTGEDFPADPHRQMNMAVRAVFESWNAPRAVLYRRQERIPADLGTAVNVCSMVFGNCGMDSGTGVAFTRDPGTGHQGVYGDYLQNAQGEDVVAGIRNTMSLQELEGIDKPVYDELLRIMDTLENHYRDLCDIEFTVERGKLWMLQTRVGKRTAGAAFRIAVQLVDQGVIDLDEAVTRVSGDQLAQLMFPRFAKDTGGTVIAKGMNASPGAAVGKAVFCTERAVELAGRGEAVILVRRETNPDDLAGMIAAQGVLTSRGGKTSHAAVVARGMGKTCVCGAEELEVSTRERRFTAPGGVVVSEGDVISIDGSSGLVYLGEVPVVPSPVVEYFEGTGDLDDELVRAVDRIMSHADARRRLQVRANADNAEDAARARRFGAQGIGLCRTEHMFLGERRQLVEDLVLASSDEERERALAALEPLQRADFTEIFQAMAGLPVTIRLIDPPLHEFLPDYTELAVKVALAGDAAEEKDRRLLAAVKRLHEQNPMLGLRGVRLGLVIPGLFAMQVRAIADAAAAVPGARAEIMIPLVGAVQELEHVRDEARRILAEAGVEALVGTMIEVPRAALTAGQIAEAAEFFSFGTNDLTQMTWGFSRDDVEAAFFSKYLELGVFGVSPFETLDRDGVGRLVALAAEEGRRTRPDLKLGICGEHGGDPASVHFCHQVGLDYVSCSPFRIPVARLEAARAALVCAGSDTR
- a CDS encoding deoxyguanosinetriphosphate triphosphohydrolase, whose amino-acid sequence is MHGYDERDQARWVPEPPGNPRRSPFGRDRARVLHSAGLRRLAAKTQVVGPGETLGSGHHVARTRLTHSLECAQIGREMGEALGRDPDLVETACLAHDLGHPPFGHNGEAALNELAAGCGGFEGNAQSLRLLTRLEVKVLTEDGRSAGLNLTRASLDAAVKYPWTRERGPKYCVYADDLPVFEWIREDAPAGRVSFEAQIMDWADDVAYSVHDLEDALHSGRAELEALRDPAERREICAVTRDWYAPDADPGELEELFGRLVAQPLWPRHFDRSLAGLAAIKGLTSALIGRFCRSAEFATREAYGTAAGRHSADLIVPRAARLECALLKGVTAHYVMTRDDHHANQARQRELIHDLAHLIMLGAPGTLEPALRSAFIRAAGDAERLRVVVDQVASLTDTSAVALHRELSGR
- a CDS encoding M23 family metallopeptidase is translated as MTGAVLVTAGCASPIGVAGIGTPSPGPDTGAAGVVDTAGTMGTVGTVGTVAATSPATSTPETSETPTAETSETPAPPTAVDRPKPDPPVRVPPPKVSDHTYVFPVKDCRVTYERRLLVLPKTTIWAAKGCSFVSPVDGVVDEVNVKNRWKPSTDRGADREGRFVTVIGDDGVRYLGGHLDTVAEGVRPGLKVNAGQVLGRIGNSGNARSTASNLYFAISWKADPSLWWVRRGMVEPWDYLDAWREGNPTFSPRAAMLAVRKRTGAAPGCVTLCASKPQPTPGPTRKPKPKPRPSQPEQIPLNGGD